A single Bacillus sp. OxB-1 DNA region contains:
- the nusA gene encoding transcription termination factor NusA, translated as MSSDLLDALTALEKQKGISRDILVEAIEAALVTAYKRNFNQAQNVRVDLNLDKGTMKVYSRKDVVEEVEDERLQVALEDALKINPVYEIGDVVEEEVTPREFGRIAAQTAKQVVTQRVREAERGLIYEEYIDREDDIVNGIVERLDARNLYVGLGKVEAVLPSSEQISTESYQPHDRIKVYITKVERTARGPQVFVSRTHPGLLRRLFEMEVPEIYDGVVEIKSIAREAGDRSKISVHTNNEEVDPVGSCVGARGARVQAISNELNGEKIDIVEWSEDPIVFVANALSPSKVIDVQVNEEDRSTTVVVPDYQLSLAIGKRGQNARLAAKLTGWKIDIKSETDARELGIYPLAATTPVDGEVFEEVYEDDPYFVEDDSADDIDNEPIDLYSDDED; from the coding sequence ATGAGTAGTGATCTACTCGATGCATTGACAGCCTTGGAGAAGCAGAAAGGGATCTCCCGGGATATATTGGTGGAGGCGATCGAAGCAGCGCTAGTAACCGCCTATAAACGAAATTTCAACCAGGCGCAAAATGTACGGGTTGACTTGAATCTGGATAAAGGGACGATGAAAGTCTATTCCCGGAAAGATGTCGTCGAAGAAGTGGAAGACGAGCGGTTGCAAGTCGCATTGGAAGACGCGCTGAAGATCAATCCGGTCTATGAGATTGGCGATGTGGTCGAAGAGGAAGTGACGCCGAGGGAGTTTGGTCGGATCGCTGCCCAGACGGCAAAACAAGTCGTTACGCAACGTGTCCGTGAAGCGGAGCGCGGCCTGATCTATGAAGAGTATATCGATCGTGAGGACGATATCGTCAACGGCATCGTCGAGCGGCTGGATGCTCGCAATCTGTATGTCGGACTCGGCAAAGTGGAAGCGGTGCTGCCGTCAAGCGAACAGATTTCCACAGAATCCTACCAGCCTCATGATCGCATCAAAGTCTATATCACGAAAGTGGAACGGACGGCACGCGGTCCGCAAGTGTTCGTGTCCCGTACACATCCAGGCTTGCTCCGCCGTTTATTCGAAATGGAAGTTCCTGAAATTTATGACGGCGTCGTCGAAATCAAATCGATCGCCCGGGAAGCGGGGGACCGTTCCAAGATTTCCGTCCATACGAATAATGAGGAAGTCGATCCGGTCGGTTCCTGCGTCGGTGCGAGAGGAGCACGCGTCCAAGCGATCTCCAATGAGCTCAACGGGGAAAAGATCGATATCGTGGAATGGTCCGAAGACCCGATCGTCTTCGTGGCCAATGCGTTAAGCCCATCCAAGGTGATCGATGTCCAGGTGAATGAAGAGGATCGTTCCACTACGGTTGTCGTACCCGACTACCAATTGTCCCTTGCTATCGGGAAGCGTGGCCAGAATGCCCGCTTGGCCGCTAAGCTGACAGGCTGGAAAATCGATATCAAAAGCGAAACCGATGCGCGGGAGCTCGGAATCTATCCGCTTGCCGCAACCACTCCGGTTGACGGTGAAGTCTTCGAAGAAGTGTATGAAGATGATCCGTACTTCGTGGAAGATGATTCGGCGGATGACATCGATAACGAGCCGATCGATCTTTATTCAGACGACGAAGATTGA
- the rnpM gene encoding RNase P modulator RnpM: MANMKKVPLRKCAATGGMFPKKEMIRIVRTKEGEVSVDLTGKKSGRGTYVSKSEEAVETARSNRALESQLNAAVPEQVYEDLLRAVRREALK; this comes from the coding sequence ATGGCAAACATGAAAAAAGTGCCTTTGCGCAAATGTGCCGCAACGGGCGGTATGTTCCCCAAAAAGGAAATGATCCGGATCGTCCGTACGAAAGAAGGGGAAGTTTCCGTCGATCTCACCGGCAAGAAGTCCGGCCGGGGGACGTATGTGTCGAAATCCGAAGAAGCCGTTGAAACGGCACGCAGCAATCGGGCGCTCGAAAGCCAGCTGAACGCTGCCGTGCCTGAGCAAGTCTATGAGGATCTGTTGCGGGCCGTCCGCCGCGAGGCATTGAAATGA
- a CDS encoding YlxQ family RNA-binding protein gives MKSANQLFQMLGMAARARKIITGEELVVREVRSGNARLVIISKDASKNTMKKINDKCNSYNVEKHVYGTREELGHAIGKESRVVLALTDAGFAGKISGLLNELNRGWANDENTCTRIRETSESDE, from the coding sequence ATGAAGTCGGCGAACCAACTGTTTCAAATGCTCGGCATGGCGGCACGGGCCAGAAAAATTATAACAGGTGAGGAATTGGTCGTACGCGAGGTCCGATCCGGAAATGCGCGCTTGGTCATCATTTCCAAAGACGCCTCGAAAAATACGATGAAAAAAATAAACGATAAATGCAATAGCTATAACGTTGAGAAGCATGTTTACGGAACTCGGGAAGAGCTCGGGCATGCAATCGGAAAAGAGTCGCGGGTCGTACTCGCATTGACGGATGCCGGCTTCGCCGGAAAAATATCCGGGCTCCTCAACGAATTAAACCGGGGGTGGGCTAATGACGAAAATACGTGTACACGAATACGCGAAACGAGTGAATCGGACGAGTAA